In Chlorogloeopsis sp. ULAP01, the following proteins share a genomic window:
- a CDS encoding efflux RND transporter permease subunit translates to MNFIQTAVRWRHGTFVLFCLLALLGIFSLLRMPLELQPGGDRPEITITTPYPGASPTEVEDLITRPIEERMEEVLGVQEITSTSRNGRSNITLEFADGVNLESRLLDVINRLQQVPSLPEEAQESDVELVGGNSAPMMWIPFATKDNFQADPNRYRDLAEEVVVPRLRRVAGVGQFLVVGGQQREVEVRIDPKALSDRNLTIGDVVRVLRENNRDIRGGPLILGRREYRVRTVSRSQDIKQIEGFILRKDEGGTVYLRDVAEVTMGRKPQDSALMFNGTPAVAVGVIRQIGANVPEVAKGIRAAITELQADFDQRNEGIRFAYNYDESEYINQSVSFVQGNLVTGALLATIVLILFLGSMQTVAVVALTIPTTLVMVFIVMAALGRTLNIISLAGLAFAVGMVVDNAIVVIENIFTHMQQGKSALNAAIEGTQEVWGAMLGSTLTNVVVFVPLIMVTGEAGQLYADMAIALSASSLFSLFAALTLVPMLSGLFLKQSEAMQMLQGGNYRGGNWLERAVARSSATFRYFQGKLENLLAATVSWSLGRKRVGRRLLILSIPIALLFISIFLLPPADYLPEGNRNLVQWRAEPLPGTSIPEAIRQSEPLQAFLRSQPEVDRIMYIDRPGALRGVATILKPEFATTKGLADMVDKMRAKSNDFAGYRFIIPTRVSIFRDPGKEFEVDIIGANLDELSKLEKEISDKIRALPGVRSVRSNFVMGTGELQVIPIRERLAEVGLSEAEIGEMVEAALGGRIASDYIDGKEPLDVSVELKNTFVETPEQLRQLPLYSQGRQVQLQDVAEVRETTGADVINHINLERSISLTASLAPDAPLATLVERTENEILAPLRASLSGGDRLELSGSADQLATTVSQLATAFILSVLVTYLLLVALYKSFLYPVVIMATLPMGMSGALLSLVLANRILGMNVPLDMITALGFVILTGVVVNNAILLVDRALQLQEAGEEFDSSLYNATNDRLRAIFMSAGTSVLGMLPLAILPGQGSELYQGLGIVLTGGLAFSTILTPTVVPALMGLLRDLSGGNASKRTQIVAASVNSNGKVRI, encoded by the coding sequence ATGAATTTCATCCAAACTGCTGTTCGCTGGCGGCACGGCACATTTGTTTTATTTTGCTTGCTAGCTCTATTGGGTATTTTCTCGCTGTTAAGGATGCCCTTGGAATTGCAACCAGGAGGCGATCGCCCGGAAATTACTATCACTACTCCCTACCCTGGTGCAAGTCCAACAGAAGTGGAAGACTTAATTACCCGTCCAATTGAAGAACGAATGGAAGAAGTGTTGGGTGTGCAGGAAATTACCAGTACTTCACGTAACGGACGCAGCAATATTACTTTGGAATTTGCCGACGGTGTAAATTTAGAAAGCCGTTTATTGGATGTAATCAATCGTTTGCAGCAAGTGCCGAGTTTGCCAGAGGAAGCTCAAGAGTCTGATGTAGAACTGGTAGGCGGTAATAGTGCGCCGATGATGTGGATTCCCTTTGCCACCAAAGACAACTTCCAAGCCGATCCGAATCGTTATCGAGATTTGGCAGAAGAGGTTGTAGTACCGCGTTTGCGGCGGGTGGCAGGTGTGGGACAGTTTCTGGTTGTGGGTGGACAACAACGAGAAGTTGAAGTCAGAATTGATCCGAAAGCTCTTTCTGATCGTAATCTCACCATTGGAGATGTGGTACGAGTCTTACGGGAAAATAACCGTGACATTAGGGGTGGGCCTTTAATTTTGGGGCGGCGCGAATATCGAGTACGGACGGTAAGCCGATCGCAAGACATCAAGCAAATTGAAGGATTTATCCTCAGGAAGGATGAGGGTGGGACTGTGTATCTGCGAGATGTGGCAGAAGTGACAATGGGGCGCAAACCGCAAGACAGCGCCCTCATGTTTAATGGTACACCTGCGGTTGCTGTGGGCGTGATTCGTCAAATTGGAGCGAATGTGCCGGAAGTAGCAAAGGGGATCCGAGCCGCAATTACCGAACTGCAAGCTGATTTTGATCAGCGTAATGAGGGCATTCGCTTTGCTTACAACTATGACGAAAGCGAATATATTAACCAGTCGGTATCCTTCGTGCAAGGAAACTTAGTGACTGGAGCGCTGTTGGCAACAATTGTTTTAATTTTGTTTCTCGGTTCGATGCAGACGGTGGCAGTTGTGGCGCTGACGATTCCCACAACGCTAGTTATGGTGTTTATAGTGATGGCGGCGTTAGGCAGAACACTAAACATCATTAGTTTGGCGGGGTTGGCGTTTGCTGTGGGGATGGTGGTAGATAACGCCATTGTGGTAATTGAAAATATTTTTACCCATATGCAGCAGGGAAAAAGTGCCTTAAATGCCGCAATTGAGGGTACTCAGGAAGTCTGGGGGGCAATGTTGGGTTCGACGCTGACAAACGTAGTGGTGTTTGTACCCTTGATTATGGTGACGGGAGAAGCAGGACAGTTGTATGCAGATATGGCGATCGCTCTTTCTGCATCTTCGCTGTTCTCACTATTTGCGGCATTGACTTTAGTACCGATGCTATCTGGACTTTTCCTGAAGCAATCGGAAGCGATGCAAATGCTACAAGGAGGAAATTATCGAGGTGGTAACTGGTTAGAACGTGCTGTTGCGAGATCTTCTGCTACATTTCGGTATTTTCAAGGTAAATTGGAAAATCTGCTTGCTGCTACTGTGAGTTGGTCGCTAGGGCGCAAGCGAGTAGGGCGCAGGCTCTTGATTCTTTCGATACCTATTGCTTTACTTTTTATCAGTATATTCCTTCTGCCTCCTGCTGACTATTTACCAGAAGGCAACCGCAATCTTGTGCAGTGGCGGGCAGAACCCTTACCTGGTACTAGCATTCCCGAAGCCATACGCCAGTCAGAACCACTACAGGCATTTTTGCGATCGCAGCCTGAAGTTGATCGCATTATGTATATTGACCGTCCGGGGGCGCTTCGTGGCGTTGCTACAATTCTTAAACCAGAATTTGCTACCACCAAAGGACTTGCTGATATGGTGGACAAGATGCGAGCTAAGAGCAATGATTTTGCTGGCTATCGATTCATCATACCAACCCGCGTCTCTATCTTCCGCGATCCGGGTAAGGAGTTTGAGGTTGATATCATTGGAGCAAATTTGGATGAGTTGAGCAAGTTAGAGAAGGAAATTTCTGACAAGATCCGGGCTTTACCTGGTGTGCGTAGTGTCCGTTCTAACTTTGTTATGGGAACAGGAGAACTGCAAGTAATTCCTATTCGAGAACGTCTTGCGGAAGTTGGACTTTCAGAAGCAGAAATAGGCGAAATGGTAGAAGCGGCACTAGGTGGACGTATTGCCTCCGATTACATTGATGGTAAAGAGCCACTGGATGTTTCTGTAGAATTAAAAAATACCTTTGTGGAAACGCCCGAACAATTGCGTCAACTACCGTTGTATAGCCAGGGAAGGCAAGTACAGCTACAAGACGTAGCAGAAGTACGTGAAACTACTGGAGCAGATGTTATTAATCATATAAATTTAGAGCGGTCAATCTCTCTTACCGCTTCCCTGGCACCGGATGCACCTTTGGCAACCCTGGTAGAACGTACCGAAAATGAAATTCTGGCTCCCCTGCGTGCTAGCTTGTCTGGGGGCGATCGCTTAGAATTGTCTGGTTCAGCCGATCAATTGGCAACTACAGTTTCGCAATTAGCTACAGCTTTTATACTCTCGGTGTTAGTTACTTATCTGCTGTTGGTTGCACTTTATAAATCATTTCTCTACCCAGTGGTGATTATGGCAACATTACCAATGGGGATGAGCGGCGCTCTTTTGAGTTTGGTGCTTGCCAATCGCATTCTGGGCATGAACGTGCCTCTGGATATGATTACAGCACTAGGATTTGTAATTCTTACTGGTGTTGTTGTCAATAACGCAATTCTACTTGTTGACCGTGCCTTACAACTCCAAGAAGCAGGAGAAGAATTTGATAGTTCATTGTACAACGCCACCAATGACCGCCTGCGTGCGATTTTCATGTCAGCCGGCACCAGCGTTTTGGGGATGTTGCCCTTGGCAATCTTACCAGGTCAAGGTTCTGAACTATATCAAGGTTTAGGTATTGTACTTACGGGTGGTTTGGCATTTTCCACCATCCTGACACCAACGGTAGTGCCTGCACTAATGGGATTATTACGCGATCTATCTGGTGGCAACGCATCAAAGCGCACTCAAATAGTGGCGGCAAGTGTTAATAGCAATGGCAAGGTGAGGATTTGA